DNA from Marinicella rhabdoformis:
TGGGTTGCTCATTGGCATACTGGATACAATCTGATGACAATGACATGCTCAAGCAATGCGCCATGATGCCAACACATTTACCTGAAATGATGAGCCGTGATGAATTGGTGCATTATTATTGCGACCTTGCAGGTATTCAACTTGACGATTACCGCTTTTATTATGTTTACGGCTTGTTCCGACTGGCTGTGATTGCACAACAAATTTTCTTCCGTTATGAAAATGGCCAAAACCCCAACCCGGCTTTTGCAACACTAGGCGCCATTCGCGACCTGATGATTCAACAAGCCACACAACAATTAAAATAAAACATGAACAATACATTTGAAAATAAAATAGTCCTGATCACAGGTGCATCGCGTGGTATCGGACAAGCTGTGGCAGAACAGTTTGCTGAACAAGGTGCCACCGTAATCGTCAGCTCACGCTCTCAAGAAAGCTGTCAAAATGTGGTCGATGCCATCACATCAAAAGGCGGCCAAGCGCATGCCATTGCCTGCCACAACGGCGACCCTGAATCCCGCATTGCCTTGATTGAAGAAATAAAAAAACAATTCACACGACTGGATATTTTGGTCAACAATGCCGCTGCCAACCCTTATTTTGGTAATGTGTTAGATACGGGATATGAAGCGATGAAAAAAGCGGTAGAAGTGAATGTAGAAGGCTATTTTCATTTGAGCCAATTGGCTGGTCAAATGATGCGTGACCAGAAATCAGGCGTCATCATCAATACCGCCTCGGTGAACGGCGTTGTTCCT
Protein-coding regions in this window:
- a CDS encoding glucose 1-dehydrogenase, coding for MNNTFENKIVLITGASRGIGQAVAEQFAEQGATVIVSSRSQESCQNVVDAITSKGGQAHAIACHNGDPESRIALIEEIKKQFTRLDILVNNAAANPYFGNVLDTGYEAMKKAVEVNVEGYFHLSQLAGQMMRDQKSGVIINTASVNGVVPGWNQAIYSNSKAAIISMTQSFAKECAQFGIRVNAVLPGLTDTKFASALTQSPAMLKMILPQIPMARMAQPEEIAPAFLFLASPAASYITGVNLPVDGGFLA